A window of Bacillus toyonensis BCT-7112 genomic DNA:
TTTCCTGCCGCTCCAAATTGTCCACCGATCTCTTTCAATAATAGGAGAGATGTTTTGTAATGCGATTTGGATATGATGTAGAAGTTGAGCAAGCTCATGATCTGTTAATTCGTATAGAATGGATCGTCCGGTTCGAGGAGATAAGTCTTGTAGTAATGCTGCTACAGAATCGTGTATTTTTCGTACTTCCCATTGTGTTTGCGAAGGGAACACGTGAAGAGAATGCTTTTGTAATTCTTGCTGTATAGTAGCAGTTTTTGGTCTTCTTTTTGATTCGATTTCAATGAGTTTTGGAAATACCGAGAAAAAATATCCGCGAATGTGTTCAGGGCTTCCTGGAATTGTACAATCTTCAATGGTTCGATCTTGTAAAATAAGTACACCGTTTTTCTTTAATATACGAGAAGCTTCACGTAAAAATGTAGGAATGTCTTGTAAATGATGAATAACTGCGCGCGAAATAACTATGTCGAATGTTTCATCAGGATATGGGATGCTATGTGCATCACCGTGAATGAATGAAATGTTTGGAAAGCCGCTACAATTTTCTTTTGCAGCTTGTAATATCTCTTTTGAAAAATCAAGTCCAACAACATTTTTGGCTCCCATAAGAGCAAGTTCTTTCGTGTAAATACCACCGCCGCAGCCTATGTCAATTATTTGTTTGTTTTGTATATCTGTAATGTTTTTTATCATTTCCTCCCAAGAAACATGGGCATTTCTAGTTGCATATGTGTACTTATTATTTGCATCATGAAAATTAATGGACATTGTAAAATCCTCCCTTCAGTGTATAGTATAGCTTATTTAATATGATCTCATGTTTTTGTTTCTTATATGAAGGTTATAAGGATTTCTTATTAGAAAAGAGGGATTGAGTTGAAAGTGAAGTATGTAATGGTTTTATGTGTGATTTTACTAGCATCGTGTGGTCAAGCAGAACAAAAGAAAGAAACGAAACAAGTAGAGGAGACGGTGAATGAAGTGGAAGAAACAATAGGGATAACTGTTATACAAAAAAAACATAAAGAGAAAAAGTTACAGGAGTCAGAAGTTAAGGCCGTAATAGATATTATAAATAATGCGGAAAAACAAGAAATAACAGGTAGCTTTGGTGAACCTGAATATGAAATACAAATTAGTAGAGATGGGAAAAAAGAAAAGTATTATGCATGGTTAAGAGGAGAAGATCGACGAGGGTGGCTGCAATATAAGAAGGCTATGTACATGTTGAACGAAAAAGATACGGAAAAACTTTTGTCTATATTTCCAAAGATTCCAGAACAAAAAGAAGACGAGATACAGGTTGATCCTTTAACAGAAGTAACGAAAAAAGATTTGCAGATTACAGCGTTTCATATTAAAGCAGGGGATCAAAAAATGAATTATAAGGTACGTTATACGATTTCGCAATCACTTTACAACAAGTTAGCACAGGAACAAGAATATTATTTGCAATTGATTTTCCCGGAAAAGGTTCAAAAATTAATTGGAGCAAAAGAGAGTGAAATGATTTCAGGTGAAAAAGTAAAGGAGGGGTATAAACAGTATGAATTGAATGTTACTGTTCCGATAAAAGATGCTTCATTATCACAATTAAAAGCATTAGAAACATATTATGAAAATTATGATTTGAAAATATTAAATAATAAAAAAGAAAAAATAGGCGTTTTTCAAAATATCATTCAAATTGTTAAAGAGTATGGTGAAAAAATGGATTTACAAAGATAAAGTGAATAGGAAAGTCTATATGGACTTTCCTAGGAAATGATAATAGAGAGGGGAGAGAATCCCCTCTCTATTACTTTGCTTTTGCAGATGGCTCATTTATGGATTTTCGTGTAATAAGAAATGAAATCATAAGAGCGGATAGAATCATAAGAGCGATGAATAAGTGATTTGGCAACCAATCTAATAATAATAGGTAGCTAACGGTATAAAAAATAAGAGTTGAGGCTAAGAAAGAGAGAGCACCTATAATGAGAGATTGTAATTTCATTTGTATCTACCTCCTTTCATTTGTATTTTTGTCTAAAAATGGATGATATAAACATTATTTCTAAGAAAAGAAAAAAATGTGTCATAATAGAGAATAGAATAAACTGAAATGGGTGCATATAGCTCATTTCAATAAGATAAAGGAGAGGGACATGAGAAATAATAAAAAAGGATTATGGGGAATTATTGTTGCAATAGGGTTATTTTTACTATCTAAGCTAAAGTGGGTATTCGCAATCTTTAAATTAGCAAAGTTTTCAACTGTATTTAGTATGTTTCTATCACTTGGTGCATACGCAGTTATATATGGTTGGAAATTTGGAGTAGCACTTGTTTATTTGTTATTTGTTCATGAAATGGGTCATTTATGGGCGGCAAGAAGAAAAGGGATACCTACATCACCGGCAATCTTCATTCCATTTATGGGGGCTCTTATTGGAATGAAAGAGATGCCGAAAAACGCAAAAGATGAAGCGTATATTGCTTATATGGGGCCTCTTTTCGGATTACTTTCATTTTTACCGGCTATTCCACTTTATATGATCACGAAAGAGCCGTTTTGGGCACTTGTTATTTTGCTTGGAAGTATGATTAATTTCTTTAATTTAATTCCCGTTTCACCGCTAGATGGTGGCCGGATTATTTCAGTTGTAAGTACGAAAATTTGGGGAGCAGGGCTTGTTTTATTGCTAGGCTATTCAATTTACTTTAAAAGTATTTTGGGAGGATTTATTTTCATTATCGGCTGTATGGAACTATATAGAGTAATAAAGAGAGATGAGCCGATTAAAGAATTAGGTTATAGAATTGATGGAATGAAAGAATATGTTGCTAAGCTTGAAGAGGAACTAAAAGAAACTGGTGCTGTGCATCGGACTATATACATGATGCATCATGAGATGAATGTATTAAGACAAAGAGAGCATGCAAAAGAATTAAAAACAGGGGAACTTCAAAGAATGGAAGTGTTAGAGCATCTTTTGCCGAAGTTTGAGCCGCTAGACTATGTTCCATATGAGGATGAAAAAGACGAGTATACAATTTACATCAGGGAGGCATTTGAAGTAGCGGAAAGACGATTAAATGAATGGGAAAAAGAAAAAGTACAAAAAGAAAACTATTATAAAGTTGATGCGAAAACGAAATGGACAGTATTCGCTTGTTATATCGGATTAATAGCTATACTTGGTTATACAGCTTATGAAGGTTATATTGTTTTACAGGAGCATTTGCCAAGGCGAAATGTGTAGAAAAATAGTGTCGAAATGATAGGAAGAATTTAAACAGGAATTGTATTTCTACGAGCGAATGATAGAAGTGAAACACTCTATTGTAATATTCATAGTAGAAAAGGAGTTCTGTATATGAGGAAATTGCTAAGTGTGTTCAGCATTATAATCGTGATGATCATTGCGAGTTATAGTCTTATGAAAGTGCTATTACATTATGCGAATAAGCCCGCTGGGGTAAATACAATAGCTCAAATAGAAGCGGTACAAGAAGAGACAAAAGTGCTTGATTTTATTCGTACGACACATGAAAGTTATAATAATTTCTTAAATTATGGTAAGGCAGAGAATTATACAGACGGGGACTGGAACCATTTAAAGAAATGGTTTCAAGAACAAGAATCATCTTTAAAAAACATACATACAGAAATAAAAAATGAAAAGATCAAACGTGATGTAAATAGAAGTTATGAAATTGTAAAAAAAGGTGTGGAGCTTCAAAATATTGAGTATGTAGTTTATGCCCATCGTGTATACCATGACTTAGATATTATCGTAAATAAATATAGAGGCGAAACGAACATCTGGGGGTATACAGAATTTGGAGATGGGAAAGATATAAGGGTAATTGAACAAGCAATACAGTCCAAATAATAAGCTAGCTAGCATTCTAGTTGGCTTATTTTCTTTTTGTAAGTGCAATGTTCATATATTTTTCACAAAAACACCGTGTTAATAGTGATTAAAATCACAATGTGTATAATACAATTCAGTTAAACTAAAAACAGTTAAGGAAATAGAGGAGTGGGATACAATGTTAAGTGCAAAAACAATTGAAATCGTAAAATCAACAGTACCATTATTACAAGAAAAAGGCGTTGAAATTACAACGAGATTTTATCAAATTTTATTTGAGGAACATCCGGAGTTATTGAATATTTTCAACCACACGAATCAGAAAAAGGGAAGACAACAACAAGCGTTAGCAAATGCTGTTTATGCAGCTGCGATGTACATTGATAATTTAGAAGCAATTATTCCAGTTGTAAAACAAATTGGTCATAAGCATAGAAGTTTAGGTATTAAAGCGGAACATTATCCGATTGTGGGTACATGTTTACTACGAGCGATTAAAGAGGTCGCAGGTGCACCTGATGAAATTTTAAATGCATGGGGAGAAGCGTATGGAGTCATTGCTGATGCATTCATTAGCATTGAAGCAGAGATGTATGAAGAGGCTGCACATAAAGAAGGTGGATGGAAAGATTTCCGAAACTTTGTAGTTGTTAAAAAAGTGAAAGAAAGTGACGTTATTACATCATTTTATTTAAAACCTGAAGATGGCGGGAAAGTTTCTTCATTCATCCCAGGACAATATGTAACAATTCAAATAAATATTGAAGGTGAAACATATACACATAATCGTCAATATAGCTTATCTGATGCTCCTGGAAAAGAATATTATCGTATTAGTGTAAAAAAAGAAGAAGGTGTAGATACACCAGGTGGTAAAGTATCTAATTACTTACATGATCATGTAGGGGAAGGAGATATTCTGCCAGTAAGTGCACCAGCGGGAGATTTCGTATTAAATATGGATTCAACATTACCAGTTGTACTAATTAGTGGTGGAGTAGGTATTACACCGATGATGAGTATGTTAAATACGTTAATTGAACAAGACTCAAAACGTAATGTATATTTTGTTCATGCAGCGATAAATAGTACTACACATGCGATGAAAGAACACGTTAAGGCAGTAGACAATGAATACGAACAAGTTAAAGCATACACTTGCTATTCTGCGCCGACTGAAAAAGATTTGGAAATAAAAAACTTTGATAAAGAAGGATTCATTGAAGGTGAATGGTTACAAACTATTATTCCGACAACTGAAGCAGAATTTTATTTCTGTGGTCCAGTGCCATTTATGAAGCATATAAATACTGCACTAATTGATTTAGGTGTGAAACAAGAGCATATTCATTATGAATTTTTTGGTCCAGCAGCAAGCTTACAATAGGGTGAGTTTGAATAAGCAAAAAACGAGGTATTATTTTACCTCGTTTTTTATTTGTTCTCTTAACAGCCGATTTACTGTTTCACGGCGTATACCTATCAGTTGACCAATTTCAGTTTGCGTTAATATTTCATATATAGGAATGTCACCTAAATATAGTGTGAACCACTCTTGTAAACGATGAAGACGTTCTTTCGGAGAGACAGTTGACAATTGGTCAATCCGCTGTTGCATCATTCTTAGTTTCGATTGTAATTGCATAGCGATGTCGGCATATGATTTAGGGTTTGCTTGAAGTCTATCGTACCATTCGCTACTAGTAATCGGTTCAACTTCTGTTTTTATTAAAGCAATAGCAGTACCGTGATATTCCTTCGGCGAAATTAAAGAATGGTGAGGTATCGTTTCACCTGGAACGATAATGTTGAATAGAAATGGTGTTCCGTCTTCTTCTAGTCGAACCACTTTTAATAAACCTGTTTTTATAAAATATAAAGGACCGTCCTCGCCTTGACGGAATAGTACATCTCCTTTGTGTAGAATCAATATTAGCCCCCCATTTAAACATTTCTAGTTCTTCTATTTTAGCGTATATGTATAAAGACAATATGCTATTTAAACAGCAATTTCATTGACGAAATGTATGCTATTACAGTAGTATACTATTTAGTGTGTAATAGTACTAGCAATGAATACGCTGTAGGGGGTTTAGTATATTGTTAGATGCGATGAAGATGACGGATATGAGAATACCGGCGAATGCTATCATTCATGCATGTAGAAGAGATGAAAGGTGGAGTCGTTCTATCCGTTGAAATAGACGGCCAAATTATTTATACGATGGCCTATGATGAAGAAACAGATAGTTATGCTGAATTATATGATCGAAACGATAAGAGGGCGTGCCAAGTACATGAAGACTTTATGGGATGGTCACTTCTTCACTAAAAAGATGTCAATATGACATCTTTTTTTATTGAATCGATAGATTATACAAGGAAATGAAATAAAAGGATAAAATTTGTAATAAATGATTTTGCATTGTTAGCACTTTGTAACTGCATGCGAACTGTTTTTTCGCTATCATAAAGATAACAGTCGCAGCTATAGGAGTGATCAACTTGAAGAAGGTACATATTTCAAATTTTATGCTATTAAGTGTTTGTTTAGTTTTATTTGTTCTCCTAGGAGCTTTTTTATATTCATGTGTATAAAAAAACGCATTCTAGAAAGAACGCGTTATAAAAGTGAAGTAATGATTAATCTAGTTCCAAGAATTATTAATGTGATACGTAATAAATTAATTACGGCATTACCGCTTAATTTTGTATTAATATAAGCCCCGATTTTTCCGCCAATCCATGCACCAGGAATAAGAATTAATGCATAAGTCCAGCTAACATTTCCAAGAGAGATGTGAGTTGCAGAACTTACAATTGCTGATAAAAATACGATAAACATCGAAGTTGCCACAGCAATGTGTGCTGGGAATGCAAAAAGAAGCATCATCGCTGGAACAAGTAAGGCACCGCCACCAATTCCAAATAATCCAGATATAAACCCAACTATAAAGGCGATAAAGATAGCAAGAAACGGTGGGAATTGATAGTGTACAGTATTTCCTTTGTTATCTGTAAAAGACCGCTTAATGACAGACATATTTGATAAGGAAAGAGGTTTTAATTTGTCTCGTAGCATAAGAAGAATGGAGACTAAAATAAGGAAAATCCCAAAATATAAAGAAAATGTATCTTGGTTTAAAAATTTATTTGCCCATGATCCGATAATACCACCAGGGCCACTCCCGATAAATAAAATAAGTCCACTTTTATAATCCACCCGTTTATGCTTCATATACGTAAGGGTGGAAGCCAGTCCTGTAAAAACGACTGTTACCATAGAAGTTCCTACTGCGAGTTGTGGTGATAAACTGTGTAATCCAATTAATAACGGAACGATAATAATTCCGCCCCCAAGCCCAACTAGGCTCCCGACGGTCCCGGCGATTAATCCGATGAAAAGTAACATGATGTATTCCAAAATTGCCAACTCCTCTATATAACTTGTCCATCAATTATTATACACGCTTTTTAATAAGAAATAGGCTTGTTCACAAAAAAGTCGTCTTCCTAGAAAAATAAGGAAGACGACTTTTGATTAAAAGATTAAGTGTAATAAGTAGTAAAATAACGCAGCTAATGAAGCTGAAATAGGAAGTGTAATAACCCAAGTAATTAACATGCGTTTTGCAGTTCCCCATTTTACACCTTTCACACGATGAGAAGCACCAACCCCTAAAATAGAAGAAGAGATAACGTGCGTTGTACTAACTGGCAAGTGAATGAATGTTGCACCGAAAATAACAAGTGATGATGATAAATCAGCAGCTACACCATTTACAGGACGAATTTTCATAATTTGTCCACCGACAGTTTTAATAATTTTCCATCCACCGACAGAAGTACCAAGACCCATTGCAATTGCACAAGATAATTGTACCCAGAACGGGATGTCGCTAGAAGTATGATAGTTATTGGCCATAAGAGCCATCGTAATGATTCCCATTGCTTTTTGTGCATCATTTGTACCATGTGTATAAGCTTGTAATGCTGCAGTGAAAATCTGGAATATACGGAAGTTTTTATTCGTTTTCGTTAAGTTAAAGTTTTTAAAGACCACTTTAAAAATACTGTATACGATATAACCAATAACAAAAGCGATAATCGGTGAAATGATTAAAGCTTCAAGAATTTTAATGAATCCTTTAAGGTTTAATGAACTAATACCAGCAGCAGCAATAGCTGCACCTGCGATTGAGCCAATAATTGCATGCGAAGAACTACTTGGGATACCGTAGTACCAAGTAATTAAGTTCCAAGCTATCGCCGCAAGTAAAGCAGCTAAAATTACAAGAGAACCATTTTGTAAAGCAAATGGGTCAACGATATCTTTTGTAATCGTTTTTGCTACACCTGTAAATGTCATTGCACCTAAAAAGTTCATAATAGCTGCCATAATAATTGCATGTCTAGGCTTTAGAGCTTTCGTTGAAACAGCCGTTGCAATAGCGTTTGCTGTATCGTGAAATCCATTGATAAAGTCAAAAGCTAAAGCGCAAATGACTACTAAAACGGTCAGTATCAAGAGTGTATCCATGATCAAACTCCTTACGCGTTCTTCATAATAATTGTTTCTAATACGTTTGCAACGCTTTGGCAGCTATCAGCTACTTCTTCAAGCTCTTCGTAAATCTCTTTGTATTGAATAATCTTAATCGGATCTTTTTCACGAGAGAATAAGTGTTTAATCGCATGACGACGAATATCATCGCATTGTGATTCGTAATCCTTAATCTTAATCGCGTTCGTACGAATGTCGACCAACTTCTTTTTAGACAGTAGTTCAACAGAGTTTGCAATTTCAATTGCACATTGATTAATTGCTTCTACGAATTTAATCATGTATTCATCAGCTTCTGTAATAGAATACATTTCGAACAGACCAGCACCGTGATCTAATCCGTCTAATACATCATCCATACTCATTGCAAGTTGTAGGATGTCCTCACGTTCAATAGGAGTAATAAACGCTTTGTTTAGCTCCATAATGATTTCGTGAATAAATGAGTCACCTTTTGACTCATATTCTTTCATGCGCATAGAAAACTCTTTTAAATCGCTAGCATTTTTAATTTTATACTCCACGAAAAATTGCGCGCCTTCTTTTAAATTTTCAGAAACATTCATTAACATTTCAGAAAATTTATCTTTTTTTGATTTAAAGACCATTATTAGTTACCCCCACAAAAGTAATATATGTAAAATATATTGGCTAGTCAATTCTAACAAAAAACTGTCGTTTTTTAAAACATTTTATCGAAAAGTTTACAAAAACTTAACATAACTCTCATTGTTGTATTAATAATATTAATAATCGATATTGAATATCTTACTTGTAGAATGTCCTTTTCTTGCAAAAAGTATGAATGTGAAAGAAAAGCTTTACACTATAGGAAGGACTACGTTATTATAATAAATTTAAAAGGAGGTATATTCTTCCTTTTGAAAAGAAGAGTGTAAACAAACGAAGGAAGTGAACGAATGAAATTGAAGAACACTCACTTTAAAAAAACGCTTGAGTGGTTCAATGAGAGGAAGAAACTACGCAATTCATTAATTGTATTGGGCAGTTTATTCGTTACTCTATTTATTGCTATAAATATAATAATTTCCATTCAAGACATATCTGAATTAAAACAAGCTGTTCCGCAACCGACTTTAATTTATGATGCAAACAATGAAGTTGCGACTAAATTGGCTTCTTCTAAAACAGAAGGCGTAAAAAGGAAAGATATTCCTAACATTATGGTTCAGGCAATTGTTGCAGTAGAAGATAAGGAGTTTTTTAACCATCACGGTATTTACTATAGTGGAATTATAAGTGCGGTTTTTAAAAATATTACAGCAGGAGAAGTTGTAGCAGGGGGAAGTACAATTACACAACAACTTGCGAAAAATGTATTTTTGACACAAGACCGCACGTTCTCACGTAAAATAAAAGAATATTTTCTAACTAAAAAAATAGAACGTACTTATACAAAAGATGAAATTATTGAAATGTATATGAATCAAATTTATTTTGGTGAAGGGGCTTGGGGTATAAAAAGAGCAGCTAAATCTTATTTTGATAAAGATGTAAAAGATTTATCAATTTCAGAAGCTGCAACGATTGCGGGCTTGATTAAAGCGCCGTCTGCGTATTCGCCTTATAAAAACTTTAATAAATCAATTGAACGACGTAATGTCGTATTAAGTTTAATGAAAGAGCAAGGGTATATTTCTGAAGAACAGTACAATAAAGAAAAAGAGTCCGGTCTTGTATTAAAACGTGGTGTGGATGATAAATACAAAGGTAAATATTCTCAATATGTAGACTATATTGTTAGAGAAGCAATGGACAAGTACGAATTAACACAGAATGAGATTTTAGCAGGTGGTTATCGTATTTATACAGAGCTTGATTCGAAAAAACAACAGGCTGTAGAAGATGTTGTGAATAATGATAACTATTTTAAAGATAGTGGTTCAGATCAGCTCATGCAAACAGGAGTGGTCCTTGTGAATCCAAAAACTGGTGGTGTTCCAGCTTTAGTTGGAGGCAGAGGGCCGTATCAGTTTTTACAATTTAACCATGCTACTCAATTAAAAAGGCAACCAGGTTCAACGTTAAAGCCTCTTGCTGTATATGTACCAGCGTTAGAACAAGGGTATGAAGTATACGATATATTAAAAGATGAACCATTTAGTATTAAAGAATACGAACCGAAAAATAGTGATCTTACCTTCCATGGTAATGTGACAATGTATGAAGCGGTGGCAAAGTCGTATAATGTTTCAGCAGTTTGGCTGTTAGAACAAATAGGATTAGATAAAGGATTGAAATCTTTAGAGAGATTTGGTATTCCAATAGTGCCAGAAGATCGTACGTATCCGATTGCTTTAGGCGGAATGCATGTAGGTACATCTCCATTTGTAATGGCCCAAGCATATAGTACATTTGCAAATGATGGTGTTCAAGTGGAGGCTCATGCAATTAGAGAAATTCAAAACGCTGAAGGTGAAACGATTGGGAAATGGTATAAGAAAGAGACGCGGGTGACGAGTGAAAAAATTGCTCAAAAGATGACATATTTATTAAAAGGTGTTGTCGAAAAGGGAACAGGTGAAAAAGCGAAAGTTAATAATGTTGATACGGCGGGTAAGACAGGTACTACTCAAATTGTAAATGGTCCAAGCAATGGTGCAAAGGATTCATGGTTTGTTGGATATACGCCAGATTTAGTAGGTGCGATTTGGGTAGGATATGATAAAACAGATAGCGAGCATTATGTTCCAGGAGGGAGTCAAATTACGACGACGATGTTCCGGGATATCATGAAAAAAGCAAATGCAAATCCAGCTCAAAAAGCATTCCAGTTATCACTAATACCAGAGGCTGACTACAAAAAACAATTGCAAACAATCGAAGAGGAAAAACGAAGAAAAGAAGAAGAGAAGAGAAGGAAAGAACAGGAACAACAAAGAAAACAAGAGCAGCAAGAGTGGTTTGATAAAGTGAAAGAGTGGATTCCATCACTTTGGTAAAAGAAGAAAGAGGCGAATAACGAAATCCGCCTCTTTTTCGTATGAAAAATAAAGTGAAACTTCAATCATTAAGGGATGTTTATTCACCGCTAATGATTAGCCCATACCAATTGGGAAATGATATTACTCGTTTAGTATAATGTTCGTACTGCCAGAGGATTGAGAATCATATGTGATAATGATTTTGCCTTTACTAATAGGTTCGTAAGGTAATTCTTCTTCATAACTACCATTATTTTCATTATGGATAGAAAGCGTGATTTCATCAATTTCTTTATTTATATACTGATCTTTAATCGTTTCAGCAATTTGAAGTAGCGTTTCGTAACTAGAAGCTTTCGTAATAAGCATTCCTTTTATAACCTTTTTTTCATTATTTGCTGCATTGGAATAAGGGATGTTACTTTGTTTTGTATACAAAAGCTTGTATGGAACTGTTTTTCTCTCTGCTTTTGATATAGTGGAATATTTTAGAGTTAAAAAAAATCCTACACATAAAATAATGCATACCATAAAAGCAACCCAGATGCGTATCAGTGACATAACTCTCATTTTCATCCCTCTTTCATATCTTTGACTTCACTATTTATCATACAAAATGAGGATTAAGATAGAGTAAATTTGAGGTAAAGAAACGTAAAGAAGGAGCACTTATCCTCCCAAATAAGTGCCCGGTTCTATATAAAAAGAGAAATTTAATTTACAGTCAAATGATGCATATTATTATAAATACGCTTATTTAGTGAAATTAGTAAATTCGGAAAACAGATAGTGTTGCTGTTGTATCACCTGTGTTAGGAATAGAAATAGTATTTGCTGTAGGTTGTACAGCGATTGTTGTACCAGTTTGTAAAGTAACGATTGTAGAGAAAGAAACAGCACTACTGATAACGTTAGTTGAAAAATTACGAGTAGGTGGTTGACCATTGAAGGAAATACCGAACCCAAACGGTGAAGAGCCTGGGAAAGTTGTAGACGCTGAGAAATTAATATCATATACGCCTGTTTCTAAAACTGTTAAAGTGTCTGAAGTGTCATTAAAAGTGATAGTATTTATTTCAAAAACTTGATTAAATTGGATGTTTGTTCCAGGAGATATAGTTTGTGCGTTGGAGTTTCCGATGGACGCGATAGTTACAGGAATTGGAGTACCCGCTGGACTGTCGCACCAGTAGCACCTTGAGCGCCCGCCGGTCCTTGGACACCAGTTAAGCCCCTTGAGTCCTACTATCACCTCCTCCAAGGCAATCTGATCCGTATTGAACTAGGAATAGTTTGGATCTCTGTTATGAGTTTAACTAATTTGTCGATAGTACAACAATCTACTTTAAATAACTTAGCAAGCTTTGTAGCTCAACGTACAATGCTCCGCATGAGAAAGGTGTTGTTCTTAAAATAGTTAATAGATTAGTGATAATAGAATTTCCGATTTGTTTTTGTGCCGGAGATAAATCTAAGCAATTGAGGAACTTTTGTAGATTATTTAGGGCATCAATTAGATTATCTATATTATTTTGAGAAGGGGTTTGAAAGACAGCTTGAATAGCTTGACCAAGTGCTTGAAGAAGTCTAACAAACTCTTTCAGTTCGGACTTAGAGATATTAATATGACTGCAAGCTCTTACTTCGCAACAATCATTACCATAAAATACTTTTCCTTTATTTATATTGTTTATCTTTTCATCCCTTTCTTTCATAGAATCAATAGTCGTTACTATATATTAAGATGAGATTTATACTAAATTCGTGATGGACAAACTACTATTTCTAAAAAAATAAGAAGTTTGCCTACCAAGCAAAAACAATTAAGTTATGGAGAA
This region includes:
- a CDS encoding transglycosylase domain-containing protein is translated as MKLKNTHFKKTLEWFNERKKLRNSLIVLGSLFVTLFIAINIIISIQDISELKQAVPQPTLIYDANNEVATKLASSKTEGVKRKDIPNIMVQAIVAVEDKEFFNHHGIYYSGIISAVFKNITAGEVVAGGSTITQQLAKNVFLTQDRTFSRKIKEYFLTKKIERTYTKDEIIEMYMNQIYFGEGAWGIKRAAKSYFDKDVKDLSISEAATIAGLIKAPSAYSPYKNFNKSIERRNVVLSLMKEQGYISEEQYNKEKESGLVLKRGVDDKYKGKYSQYVDYIVREAMDKYELTQNEILAGGYRIYTELDSKKQQAVEDVVNNDNYFKDSGSDQLMQTGVVLVNPKTGGVPALVGGRGPYQFLQFNHATQLKRQPGSTLKPLAVYVPALEQGYEVYDILKDEPFSIKEYEPKNSDLTFHGNVTMYEAVAKSYNVSAVWLLEQIGLDKGLKSLERFGIPIVPEDRTYPIALGGMHVGTSPFVMAQAYSTFANDGVQVEAHAIREIQNAEGETIGKWYKKETRVTSEKIAQKMTYLLKGVVEKGTGEKAKVNNVDTAGKTGTTQIVNGPSNGAKDSWFVGYTPDLVGAIWVGYDKTDSEHYVPGGSQITTTMFRDIMKKANANPAQKAFQLSLIPEADYKKQLQTIEEEKRRKEEEKRRKEQEQQRKQEQQEWFDKVKEWIPSLW
- a CDS encoding Gly-Xaa-Xaa repeat protein; amino-acid sequence: MIVGLKGLNWCPRTGGRSRCYWCDSPAGTPIPVTIASIGNSNAQTISPGTNIQFNQVFEINTITFNDTSDTLTVLETGVYDINFSASTTFPGSSPFGFGISFNGQPPTRNFSTNVISSAVSFSTIVTLQTGTTIAVQPTANTISIPNTGDTTATLSVFRIY
- a CDS encoding collagen-like repeat preface domain-containing protein → MKERDEKINNINKGKVFYGNDCCEVRACSHINISKSELKEFVRLLQALGQAIQAVFQTPSQNNIDNLIDALNNLQKFLNCLDLSPAQKQIGNSIITNLLTILRTTPFSCGALYVELQSLLSYLK